A window from Vulpes vulpes isolate BD-2025 chromosome 9, VulVul3, whole genome shotgun sequence encodes these proteins:
- the BAP1 gene encoding ubiquitin carboxyl-terminal hydrolase BAP1 has protein sequence MNKGWLELESDPGLFTLLVEDFGVKGVQVEEIYDLQSKCQGPVYGFIFLFKWIEERRSRRKVSTLVDDTSVIDDDIVNNMFFAHQLIPNSCATHALLSVLLNCSSVDLGPTLSRMKDFTKGFSPESKGYAIGNAPELAKAHNSHARPEPRHLPEKQNGLSAVRTMEAFHFVSYVPITGRLFELDGLKVYPIDHGPWGEDEEWTDKARRVIMERIGLATAGEPYHDIRFNLMAVVPDRRIKYEARLHVLKVNRQTVLEALQQLIRVTQPELIQTHKSQEPQLPEESKPASSKSPLALDAGRATAASEGTHTDGVEEVAGSCSQAPTHSPPSKPKLVVKPPGSSLNGVPPNPTPIVQRLPAFLDNHNYAKSPMQEEEDLAAGVGRSRVPVRPPQQYSDDEDDYEDDEDDDVQNTNSAIRYKRKGPGKPGPLSGSGDGQLSVLQPNTINVLAEKLKESQKDLSIPLSIKTSSGAASPAVAVPTHSQPSPTPSNESTDTASEIGSAFNSPLRSPIRSANPTRPSSPVTSHISKVLFGEDDSLLRVDCIRYNRAVRDLGPVISTGLLHLAEDGVLSPLALTEGGKGSSPCSRPSQGSQGSSSPEEKEVVEAVDSREKPGLARPGEPLSGEKYSPKELLALLKCVEAEIANYEACLKEEVEKRKKFKIDDQRRTHNYDEFICTFISMLAQEGMLANLVEQNISVRRRQGVSIGRLHKQRKPDRRKRSRPYKAKRQ, from the exons ATGAATAAGGGCTGGCTGGAGCTGGAGAGCGACCCTG GCCTCTTCACCCTCCTGGTGGAAGATTTCG GTGTCAAAGGGGTGCAGGTGGAGGAGATCTATGACCTTCAGAGCAAATGTCAGGG CCCAGTGTATGGATTCATCTTCCTGTTCAAATGGATCGAAGAGCGCCGATCCCGTCGCAAGGTCTCTACCTTGGTGGATGATACGTCCGTGATTGATGATGATATTGTGAATAACATGTTCTTTGCCCATCAG CTGATCCCCAACTCTTGTGCCACTCATGCCCTGCTGAGTGTGCTCCTGAACTGCAGCAGTGTGGACCTGGGGCCCACCCTGAGTCGCATGAAGGACTTCACCAAAGGCTTCAGCCCAGAG agCAAAGGATATGCAATTGGCAATGCCCCAGAGTTGGCCAAGGCACATAATAGCCATGCCAG GCCAGAGCCACGCCACCTCCCCGAGAAGCAGAATGGCCTTAGTGCTGTGCGGACGATGGAGGCGTTCCACTTTGTCAGCTATGTGCCTATCACGGGCCGGCTTTTTGAGCTGGATGGGCTGAAGGTCTACCCCATTGACCATG GGCCCTGGGGGGAGGATGAGGAGTGGACAGACAAGGCTCGGCGGGTCATCATGGAACGTATCGGCTTGGCCACTGCAGG ggagccctaccatGACATCCGCTTCAACCTGATGGCGGTGGTGCCCGACCGCAGGATCAAGTATGAGGCCAGGCTGCACGTGCTGAAGGTGAACCGTCAGACAGTCCTGGAGGCCCTGCAGCAG CTGATCAGGGTAACACAGCCAGAGCTGATTCAGACCCACAAGTCTCAAGAGCCACAGCTGCCTGAGGAGTCCAAACCAGCCAGCAGCAAGTCCCCCCTGGCACTAGATGCAGGCAGGGCCACAGCAGCCTCCGAGGGCACTCACACAG ATGGTGTGGAGGAGGTAGCTGGTTCATGTTCTCAAGCCCCAACCCACAGCCCTCCCAGCAAACCCAAGCTGGTGGTGAAGCCTCCAGGGAGCAGCCTCAACGGGGTTCCTCCCAACCCCACTCCCATCGTTCAGCGGCTGCCGGCCTTCCTGGACAACCACAACTATGCCAAGTCCCCCATGCAG GAGGAGGAAGACCTGGCAGCAGGTGTGGGCCGCAGCCGAGTTCCAGTCCGCCCACCCCAGCAGTACTCCGATGATGAGGACGACTATGAGGATGATGAGGACGATGACGTGCAGAACACCAACTCTGCCATCAG GTACAAGAGGAAGGGTCCAGGGAAGCCAGGGCCACTGAGTGGCTCTGGAGACGGGCAGCTGTCGGTGCTGCAGCCCAACACCATCAACGTCTTGGCTGAGAAGCTCAAAGAGTCCCAGAAAGACCTCTCAATTCCTCTGTCCATCAAGACAAGCAGTGGGGCAGCAAGCCCAGCCGTGGCAGTCCCCACACACTCACAGCCCTCACCTACACCCAGCAACGAGAGCACAGACACAGCCTCCGAGATCGGCAGTGCTTTTAACTCACCATTGCGGTCTCCCATCCGCTCAGCCAACCCAACACGGCCCTCCAGCCCTGTCACCTCCCACATTTCCAAGGTGCTTTTTGGAGAGGATGACAGCCTGCTGCGTGTTGACTGCATCCGCTACAATCGTGCTGTTCGTGACTTGGGTCCTGTCATCAGCACGGGCCTGTTGCACCTCGCTGAGGACGGTGTACTGAGTCCCCTGGCGCTGACAG AGGGTGGGAAGGGTTCCTCACCCTGCAGCAGACCAAGCCAAGGCAGCCAGGGGTCCAGCAGCCCGGAAGAGAAGGAGGTAGTGGAAGCTGTGGACAGCAGAGAGAAGCCTGGGTTGGCCAGGCCTGGTGAGCCCTTGAGTGGGGAGAAGTACTCCCCCAAG GAGCTGCTGGCACTGCTGAAGTGTGTGGAAGCAGAGATTGCAAACTATGAGGCCTGCCTCAAGGAAGaagtggagaagaggaagaagttcAAG ATTGATGACCAGAGGCGGACCCACAACTATGATGAGTTCATCTGTACCTTCATCTCCATGCTGGCCCAGGAAG GCATGCTGGCCAACCTTGTGGAACAGAACATCTCCGTGCGGCGGCGCCAAGGGGTCAGCATCGGCCGGCTCCACAAGCAGCGGAAGCCCGACAGGCGGAAACGCTCGCGCCCTTACAAGGCCAAGCGCCAGTGA